Genomic window (Candidatus Nitrospira nitrificans):
CGATCACATCGGCCGGTGGCACGGCAATCCCGCGCGGATCCATGTAGTGGGGCATTCCGCCGGGGCTCATATCAGCGCGTTGCTCGCGGCTGATCCTCACTACCTTGCCGACGTGGGAAAAGACCGCTCGCTCACCATTCGTTGTTTTGCCGGTCTCGCCGGTCCCTACGCCTTTACTCCGGATGAGCCGGATCTGGAAGATATGTTCGGCCCGCCGTCACATTATCCGAACATGCAGGTCACCACCTTCGTTGACGGCACACAACCACCGATGCTGCTCCTATACGGCGACCAGGATCGCGCGGTGAAGTACGCGAATCTCCAGAAGCTGGAGCAACGCATCATGCAACGAGGCGGCTGTGTGCGATCACGCGTCTATCCGGATACCGATCACACCGATCTAATCGGAGCCCTGTCATGGTGGAATCGACGGAGGATCCCGGTCGTGGATGACATCATACAATTCTTTGATTCATGTCACTCGGCGAGGTGAACACCGGATGGTTTACATTGAAACAGGTGGATTGATCTATCTGTCTATCGCGCAATGGAAATAGTTCTGGGAGCCTGAAGCAGGCTGATGCAGTCCGGCCAGAGTGTGGTTGGGTCCTTGTCGAAGATGTTGAGCGTGCCGGGCCGCAAGACAGCCCATGACCCCTGACGCATCTCATAATCGAGTTGCCCCGGAGCCCACCCGGCAAATCCGGCAAATGCGCGGAAGGCCTCGTTCGGTGTGGGGTTATTCATCACACGTTCCAACACTCTCGGTGTGCCCACATAGATTCCATCGACGATCGGTCGTGTATCGGGCAGGAGCTGCGCGAGTCGGAACAATAGGATCAGCTGTGTTGGCTCGACCGGCCCACCGACAAAGAGTCGATGGGTGGTTCCCTTGAGAATGACGAGATCCGGCAAGGCCTCCGACAAGAGCACATTCGTTGAACGGTTCAGCATGAGGCCGACTGTCCCGCCTCGCCCATGTTCGACAATGAGCAAGACGGTTTGATGGAAATTGGGGTCGTCCAACGAGGGACTCGCAACCAGAAGCACTCCCTTTTCGACCGACGTAACCGAAAACTCTTGCTGGGCCGAAGCCGACACCGCATGGAGGAGGAAGAGGAAGCAGGTCCCCACCAGGAAGGCAGTTCTCATGACGCTCCGCACAACAATAAGAGCCAAGGCTTCACTTAGTGCGCAGGCTAACAAATATCTTTTCTCTTTCGATGAAAGCAACCGGGAATGGAAGGACACAATCGTGATCGTGCGCCGGGTAGCTTTCTCGAGAACGAGATGTGCTAAAGTAGGCGGCTACTTGTCGGGTGGGAACCACCACAATCAGCTGCGGGGTCGTCTCGAAGGAGAAAGGATCATGAAGACCTGCTTGCGATCTATCGTTATAATGACCGCCCTCTGCGCCCTGCCCGGATGCATTGATCCGCCCAAATCTCCCTACGTCAATGTGCACGACACAGTGTCACGGATCGATGAGTTACAGGCGACTGCCGAACAGGGGAGCGCCGAGGATCAGTACCACCTGGGGCTGCGCTATGAGAACGCCTTGCCGAAAGACCACAGAGAAGCCGTT
Coding sequences:
- a CDS encoding alpha/beta hydrolase; protein product: MDGLTHWHCKILLLGFLLALSACTQAAFTAANLPTRLVEMAVEHDQVYGPEPSQKLDIYVPADPKNKLMDVIVFFYGGRWTYGAKEDYRFVAATFVQEGFVVVIPDYRKYPQVRFPVFVEDGAKTLAWVSDHIGRWHGNPARIHVVGHSAGAHISALLAADPHYLADVGKDRSLTIRCFAGLAGPYAFTPDEPDLEDMFGPPSHYPNMQVTTFVDGTQPPMLLLYGDQDRAVKYANLQKLEQRIMQRGGCVRSRVYPDTDHTDLIGALSWWNRRRIPVVDDIIQFFDSCHSAR
- a CDS encoding YqgE/AlgH family protein, yielding MRTAFLVGTCFLFLLHAVSASAQQEFSVTSVEKGVLLVASPSLDDPNFHQTVLLIVEHGRGGTVGLMLNRSTNVLLSEALPDLVILKGTTHRLFVGGPVEPTQLILLFRLAQLLPDTRPIVDGIYVGTPRVLERVMNNPTPNEAFRAFAGFAGWAPGQLDYEMRQGSWAVLRPGTLNIFDKDPTTLWPDCISLLQAPRTISIAR